The genomic stretch TCCTCGCAATGGCGGCAGCggcagcagcaacaacagcagTTCAGTAGTTAAAGAAGATCGGATGTTACTAgtatataagaaaaaaaacaacatttcgATAACCCTTCAGTTTCAGAGAGGTCATCTACCTTGTATTCGGTCCAAACAAACCAAACAGGAAAAGGGAGAATTGCCAGAATAGGATTGCGCACATGAGATGCAGGAATAGGGGATTATAAGGGAAAGAGAATCAAAGTCTAACCTTGGAAGCGTTGCCCACAAGATCACTCTTGAGGCAGATGACCTTGTGGTCCGCGTCGAAGGTCCCCTTCTGCAACAATAAGAAGAATAAAGGCGGAGAAAGATAGGACCAAGAAGCAGAAGAGACAAGGGCGGGAGGGAAAGAGAACCTGGACTTCGACGAGGCCGGTGCTCTGAGCAAGGACAACCTCGAGAGAGCCGTCGAGCTTGGGGCGCCAGAAGCCGGACTCGGAATGCATGGGGAGGGAGGTGAGGGGGTTCCAGGTCCGCTGGGAGTAGGTAAGGACAGGCTTGCGAGGGTCGGGATGAGAGAAGGTGAGCTCCTCCGCGTAGGCGAAGGAGTCAATGGTGGGATACAGGCCTCGCCCTTCCCCTCTCCACGTCCCCACCAGGTACCCAATCCCTTCCACTGCTAGatgcattcttcttcttcttcttcttcttcttc from Rhodamnia argentea isolate NSW1041297 chromosome 2, ASM2092103v1, whole genome shotgun sequence encodes the following:
- the LOC115738678 gene encoding peroxynitrite isomerase Rv2717c, coding for MHLAVEGIGYLVGTWRGEGRGLYPTIDSFAYAEELTFSHPDPRKPVLTYSQRTWNPLTSLPMHSESGFWRPKLDGSLEVVLAQSTGLVEVQKGTFDADHKVICLKSDLVGNASKVKDITRVFNLVDGELSYVVEMATALTGLQPHLKAVLRKV